Sequence from the Xiphophorus couchianus chromosome 23, X_couchianus-1.0, whole genome shotgun sequence genome:
ATTAAAAAGGACGTCTGTCTTCAATGACTACAGTGACTTGAGAACTTTGCTGCCTGCACTAAAAAACTCAATCAGCAACTTATATTTTGCAACAATCATTTCTTGTCTTTGTAGTTGATCTACGATGCAGGCCTGCAGTTCCATGTGATCATGTGGATATGGTCGGGTCTCGCCGGGCTCGTTTTTATTAACTGCTTCTGGAACTGGCCCTCAGAAGGCTTCCCAACTCCAGACGAGGTTGACTACAGGTCAGTGTAACGCCCGCCTGTCTGCTGGAAACGTTACCAGGGACTTAAGTCAAGCGAGCGGGATCTAAAGCTGTAACCGTCTCATGTTTTGTACTCAACAGCAAGATTCTCACGACGCAAGAGGATCCTTCATCTGAGCAGAAGGCTGTAGGGGAGAGACTGAACCAGAAAAACGGAGATGTCCGACATTCCCTGGAGAAGCTTCCCAACGGACCCGACACTGCACCAAGTGAGTTAGCGAACCGCTCatgttagagaaaaaaaaagaaaagacaattcTCAATTATGTTCATGTACTGATCAAGTTGTCTGTAAGCCAATGTTAGGATGATGGAGAGGTAAAACCTCTTACGATGACCTCTAATCACTGACTCCCTGtatgaaaaaattatatttacaaaattaatctaATCGAATGAATTCTAACGAACAGAAGATAAATGTagttactcaaataaaatagtttttaaccGTTGGAACATCAGTACCTTCAAAGTGTTTGGATTTGAAAAAGTAGAAGGTGAAACCACCCTGAAGGTTTTATAACCTGAAGCTTTATCTTTTGGTTAaggacacatttttaatttaagcatAATAAAAGATTCTATAAATTTGGGTAGAGGTTGTTTAAATTATCGCCTTTTTAGCTTTACTGTAACCTCTTAAACTTCAGGTTCATTAACAGCGTTGAAAACTACGTCACCAAAGGTTTCTCCTCCTCCCTTAGATGCTGTTCCCTTCCGGCGGTCTGTGTTCTCCGCCATCTTCCTGTGGAGTTTGGTCACTATGGGGATGACCCAGCTGAGGATCATCTTCTTCATGGGAGCAATGAATAAAATGCTGGAGTTCATGGTGACCCGGGGTGAAGAACACCGTGAGTGTCCAATGAGCTTTAACCTCGTGGTctgaccatttttttttctattattgttTTATCACTATTgtaaattttgttgttttttatattttagcacCCGACGAGGTTGTGCTTGAGGCAGAAAACACAGGTGAGTTTTGTTAGATTGTGGCATAAACCTTTAAGAATGTACCTGACCTTTTCTCCTCATTTGACTGTTTTCCTCTTGATCTTTCAGTGGGTTTCTACGCCTCCATCTTCGGCacgctgcagctgctgtgtctGGTGACGTGTCCTCTGATTGGTTACATCATGGACTGGAAGATGAAGGAGTGTGAAGAGGAGAAGTGTGCCTCTACAGGGATAGTGAAGAGGTACGTCcagtaaaaaataacaaatgtgaGTTGTTTGGAATTTTATTTCTCAGCTTCAGGCTTCCTTGGACCGCATGTAAGGATGCAAACAGGAAGTTCTTTTAGATGGAGGGTGGGTTTTGCACACAAGTGTGatgcaggttaaaaaaaatgtcctgtcCTTTTGGCTCTCTCCTTTAGAGCCAAAAGAGACCGTAAGATCCAGAAAGTGACCAACGCTATGAGAGCCTTCATCCTCACCAACATCCTTCTGATCATTTTTGGAATCTGTAACCTCGTGGATAATCTGCCTCTACAGGTAAACACACCGCATTACACGTTAACAATAAAACACCATCAGCACAAACGCTTACAAGCTgcctcttttctgtttttctgccgTAGATTTTGACGTTCATCCTCCACACTATGGTCCGAGGATTCATCCATTCCTGCTGCGGAGGCCTCTATGCTGCTGTGTGAGTCCTGCAGCCCCAGCAGCACAACAGATACAGGGCACATTCATTACCTTAGGCAAGGAAAATTTGACAAGATTCCTCTTTAAACCACAGAGCAAACAGTACAGCggtgccatgtttgtttttataaggtAGAAAACACTACAATATTCAGCGTGCCAGTATTAAAGTCCAAGCAGATTGTTTTCTGACTCATTTAGAGTTATCTTCTAACACCaaataaacaccaaaataaaagagAGCTTTACAGTGTGATAAAAGCAACCAGATGTTTCAGCAAAACCAGAGCAGGTCAAATTCCCTACAGCAAGATGACATGCGCCCACTGGAGACATGGAAACAAGCCATCTCTGGCAGTAATTAAcgttttttaatatatatatgttgcatcatcaagaagaagaatttaacataaaacataaaagttagATAAGTTACTCTGCATTGATGCTCATCCTGATGATCCTGGAGTTTATTTTATGCTATGCTAAACcacttattatttttcttcaacagcTACCCGTCCAACCACTTCGGTACACTGACAGGCCTCCAGTCCATGATCAGCGCGGTGGttgctctgctgcagcagccgCTCTTCATCGTCATGGTAACACATCTTCATGGGAACGCCTACTGGGTGAGGAAATGCTCTCTTACCCCCATGCATGCACACGTACCTCTCAGGTCAACATATAAGCAAAGTAATGCCTTCATTGTCAGCCTAAAAAGGGCATtgaacaaaatttctttttgtgaCAATGAATCAGTCATACATGATttatagcaaaataaataaataaatatagagcCATCAGTACATAAAGTAGGGCATTCGGCTCTGTTAGAATTTCATTTTGGACCACTagcctttaatttattttattttttttctgtgactcttTAAAAAAGACAGACTATGTAACTCAaagtgtaaaaacataaaataaaatattgtatttttacagCAGCTTTTGGGAAGCAGATATTTTTATCTTAAGGCATTTGATGCCTTTAGGTATTTGATTTGATAATCCAGTGTCAGATTTCTTTCAGTCTGACACTGGAGAAAAATTAATGATGGCGTGAATAATCTTATAATCCACTTTAAAGGATTAAACAGCAAATAAATCTAATGAATAATTCTAAGAATATTTTTGGCTAAAGTAGATTTGAAAGACAAAGATCTCTATTTTGGAAATAATTctattttttctgcatgttttgaaAAGTAGACATATTTTGTCCTTAGCAACAAATCTTTTAGGACAGGGGCACCTGAGTCCAGTCCTTAAGAGCTactatcctgcaacttttatagATGTTTCCCCGCTCCAACACACCAGAATAAATTGCTTAAATTTAGGCCAGCAGAGGCGTGGTATCGAGCTACTCGTTTGTTTCCAGTGTGTTGGAGAAGTGATGGGATGTCACCCATTTGATTTAGGGACTTCTAAAAACTCCAGGACATCAACCTTGTGGTATTGCTTCTCATCTGTCCCCCCTCCTGTGTTTCAGATCAACTTTGGCCTTCTGATTTTCTCGTTCACCGGCTTCCTGCTGCCAGGTTACCTGTTTTTCCACCGCAGAAACCTGCTGAGGGAACAGAAGGCCAGAGACAGCCCACCTGCCATTCAGGAGATGGAAGCTCTCAAGTCCACCGAAGCCAACGGCTTCAACAAGCCTCACAGCAACGGCAACGCTTTGACAGATGCTTAGACAGCAGCAGAGCTGAAAATTATGGGTCATTTTAAGCATGTGGCTGCAAAATTaacaccagatttttttttctcattgagaaaaaagtgttttatcaatatacagttgaaaccagaagctatccatccatccatccattttctgtacaccctcgTCCCTTAGAggggttgggagggttgctggtgcctatctccagctaacgttccgggcgagaggcggggccCACCCTGAACAGgacgccagtctgtcgcagggcaacacagagacagacaggacacacaaccatgcacgcacacactcaacgagaccaatttacctaacagtcatgtctttggactgtgggaggaagccggagtacccggagagaacccatgcatgcacagtgagaacatgcaaactccgtgcagaaagaccccaggctgggaatcgaacccaggaccttcttgctgcaagctaacagtgctaccaactgagATTTGTATTCGCTCAATGCCGCaacaatgaaagagaaaaatatgtcagatttattattaatgtcttcaaaattaGGAGTTTATAGATAGAATAACtactatatttttaaacagtaatGAAAAGcgcagatgatgatgtcatggcttgGGAAACATCTAACATATTTAAGTGGATGTACTTTAAGGCCTCGCACTGCTTTGTCGTTGACATGagaaacttaaaagaaatcagCCAAAATATCTGATATATTCTTTCTCTaattattgtgacatttagcaTATAGATATAATGGTAATCAagactgacctaaaacaagagacatCTGATTTGATTTAACTTTAAGCATTCTTTCATTCAGTGTAtataaacttctggtttcaacactattatttttcttttttagtcatTGCTAGTGCTTGTTTTGCCTGCCACAAACGAGGTCatggagcttttttttgttaccaGTCAGAATTTCCTGTTATTTGGAGAGACGTGTCATCAGCTTTTGttgctcttttatttatttggattttgatcCAAGAGccaaaacagttttcatttcaAGCCATAAACCTAAAGTTCAAGCAGAGGGAACGACAAACTGTGGATATCACTATACTTGAAGTAGTTTCCTGACAATCAGTACTAACCTGCG
This genomic interval carries:
- the slc43a1a gene encoding solute carrier family 43 member 1a, producing MAPSLVQAYRRRWWMAVTAVIENLLCSAVLLGWGSLLIMLKREGFYSHLCSENDSVVVHSENVTEGAHDWVFCVEQEEMLNLGFTIGSFLLSATTLPLGILMDKYGPRPIRLVGSSLFALSCIIMAGSAYNTHALSAFIFLALSLNGFGGICLTFTSITLPNMFGSMSSTIMSLMIGSYASSAVTFPGVKLIYDAGLQFHVIMWIWSGLAGLVFINCFWNWPSEGFPTPDEVDYSKILTTQEDPSSEQKAVGERLNQKNGDVRHSLEKLPNGPDTAPNAVPFRRSVFSAIFLWSLVTMGMTQLRIIFFMGAMNKMLEFMVTRGEEHPPDEVVLEAENTVGFYASIFGTLQLLCLVTCPLIGYIMDWKMKECEEEKCASTGIVKRAKRDRKIQKVTNAMRAFILTNILLIIFGICNLVDNLPLQILTFILHTMVRGFIHSCCGGLYAAVYPSNHFGTLTGLQSMISAVVALLQQPLFIVMVTHLHGNAYWINFGLLIFSFTGFLLPGYLFFHRRNLLREQKARDSPPAIQEMEALKSTEANGFNKPHSNGNALTDA